One Roseimaritima multifibrata DNA window includes the following coding sequences:
- a CDS encoding DNA-methyltransferase, with product MTSPLENRIELGDCIQKMDAMPEQSVDLVFADPPFNIGYDYDVYDDKQDVDQYLEWSESWINAVHRVLRDDGTFWLAIGDEYAAELKVISQRIGFHCRSWVVWYYTFGVNCKHKFTRSHAHLFYFVKDPAKFTFLDEDLDNRVPSARELIYNDRRANPKGRLPDDTWMIRPAGLIGELASSEDLDLEKLQPPAGTDQTFRLRPQEIQRGFNPSEDTWYIPRVAGTFKERAGFHGCQMPEQLLGRIIRTCSKPEDLVLDPFSGSATTVAVAKKLGRRWLGFDLSESYVQMGCERLDSICLGDRLSGTAEPMKVNQAGKPSLAKKKKMPASQQNLLFREARYEAAQLELTLLGIRSAFQISHEGQPADRVVYDAVLSEAFDQACARLSIVGNSCTWRSLLLNLDQEGALADLPYLAATEVPVDEIGEALLVAEVSVRRMGFSGLRHELDQIFCDPALADRFDRQIAATNRLADVSMARLSLLNVRRHAETATARSMALGTPLQWSGRAAIWAIDPDKVPAQSGQFALMDAQGKVLYAGATLNLQATIADVETLSAVFDEGSGDERSASMGKLAEWAWSSVDIQPSQLLAWHATMVGTQQPPGNLNCFVPASVRATAEVN from the coding sequence ATGACCTCCCCGCTGGAAAACCGAATTGAACTAGGCGATTGCATTCAGAAAATGGATGCGATGCCCGAGCAATCTGTCGATCTGGTTTTCGCGGATCCTCCATTTAATATTGGCTACGACTACGACGTCTACGATGACAAACAAGATGTCGATCAGTATCTAGAGTGGAGTGAATCCTGGATCAATGCGGTTCATCGAGTCCTCCGTGATGACGGAACTTTTTGGCTGGCGATCGGGGACGAGTACGCGGCAGAACTGAAAGTAATCAGTCAGCGGATCGGTTTTCACTGTCGCAGTTGGGTCGTTTGGTATTACACGTTTGGGGTGAACTGTAAGCACAAATTCACTCGCTCCCATGCTCACCTTTTTTACTTCGTAAAAGACCCCGCCAAATTTACGTTCCTTGATGAGGATCTTGATAATCGCGTCCCATCGGCACGTGAACTGATCTACAACGATCGGCGTGCGAATCCAAAGGGACGGCTTCCCGATGATACCTGGATGATTCGTCCCGCTGGCTTGATCGGTGAATTAGCATCCAGTGAGGATTTGGATCTGGAAAAACTTCAGCCTCCAGCCGGAACCGATCAAACTTTTCGCTTGCGGCCTCAGGAAATTCAACGCGGGTTCAATCCTTCGGAAGATACTTGGTATATCCCGCGGGTTGCCGGAACGTTTAAGGAGCGAGCCGGTTTTCATGGCTGCCAGATGCCGGAACAGTTGTTGGGCCGTATCATTCGAACGTGCAGTAAGCCGGAAGACTTGGTGCTCGATCCGTTCTCTGGTAGCGCCACCACCGTTGCGGTCGCAAAGAAGCTGGGGCGACGCTGGCTGGGATTTGATCTGTCCGAATCGTATGTTCAAATGGGATGCGAACGCCTGGATTCAATCTGTCTTGGCGATCGCCTGAGTGGCACGGCCGAGCCGATGAAGGTAAACCAGGCAGGAAAACCCTCGCTGGCTAAGAAGAAGAAAATGCCAGCATCCCAGCAGAACCTTCTCTTTCGTGAAGCCCGCTACGAAGCGGCTCAGTTGGAGTTGACATTGCTGGGGATTCGCAGTGCGTTCCAAATTTCTCATGAAGGGCAGCCCGCAGATCGTGTCGTTTATGATGCGGTGCTTTCCGAGGCGTTTGACCAAGCTTGTGCCCGGCTTTCCATCGTCGGAAATTCGTGTACTTGGCGCAGTCTTTTGTTGAATTTGGATCAGGAGGGAGCTCTTGCGGACCTGCCGTATTTGGCGGCCACAGAGGTTCCGGTCGACGAAATTGGCGAGGCCCTGTTGGTTGCTGAAGTCAGTGTTCGGAGAATGGGCTTTTCCGGTTTGCGTCATGAACTGGATCAGATTTTTTGTGATCCTGCTTTGGCGGATCGCTTTGATCGGCAGATTGCTGCAACCAACCGATTGGCCGATGTCTCGATGGCTCGGTTATCGCTGTTAAACGTCCGCCGGCATGCGGAAACGGCTACCGCTCGTTCCATGGCTCTGGGGACCCCGTTGCAGTGGAGCGGACGGGCTGCGATCTGGGCGATCGATCCCGACAAGGTGCCTGCTCAGTCAGGGCAGTTTGCCTTGATGGATGCTCAAGGGAAGGTGCTGTATGCCGGTGCGACTTTGAATCTGCAAGCCACGATTGCAGACGTCGAAACCTTGTCGGCTGTGTTTGATGAAGGTTCTGGCGACGAACGTTCTGCTTCGATGGGGAAACTTGCTGAATGGGCATGGTCTTCGGTCGACATTCAGCCTTCACAGTTATTGGCTTGGCATGCCACGATGGTGGGAACTCAACAGCCCCCTGGGAACCTCAATTGCTTTGTTCCTGCAAGCGTGCGAGCGACGGCCGAGGTGAATTGA
- a CDS encoding DUF167 domain-containing protein: protein MIDYDEAEGQIYFYVHVTAKAKRPGVGGEYDSALRVAVTAPADQGKANAAVLKTLAKFFSVRRADLTLVSGQTNRRKRIGLQGMSAERFTEVLQDLDNDG from the coding sequence ATGATCGATTATGACGAAGCCGAAGGGCAAATCTATTTTTATGTCCATGTCACGGCGAAGGCCAAGCGACCTGGAGTCGGCGGGGAATACGATTCTGCGCTGCGTGTCGCCGTAACCGCTCCGGCGGATCAGGGCAAAGCCAATGCTGCCGTCCTGAAAACGTTGGCAAAATTCTTTTCTGTCCGGCGCGCCGATTTGACGCTGGTCAGTGGCCAGACCAACCGGCGAAAACGAATCGGCTTGCAGGGGATGTCGGCAGAGCGTTTTACCGAAGTCCTGCAGGACTTGGATAATGATGGCTGA
- a CDS encoding HD-GYP domain-containing protein has product MTAPHYMLPAASLLKVQELREALRQQFDSRFSMWMVCDGVLESVEPLPESHAQIQHDLLDELFSREPLLSGVHIETVDGIDWVVQAVANEADEVIWLVGQSKQDRHQLLRRMAESTSTSFANSQALIEAKTCLAEYADQVTNDFEELAWLRLLAEHIEVCDLRSSLESVCAHVLPPLRQLVNAEFVALLSYPQDPSGQLIESNLECSYSLGELKLDLEFWAKQVGAVDVRSGNPFVRNSSPFANRETPLGSGETGIRNYILVPICRAGHTFGWLMVANRAVMGSNAQDLRVNATCLSGWEFGTFEAGVVNAAAIMLGTHAWNLKLYHEREMLLLGVVRSLINAVDAKDAYTCGHSDRVAAIGQQIARQMDLDTADCERIYMAGLLHDLGKIGVPDEVLSKPGRLTDEEYESIQQHPQIGYSILQHVKQLEYVLPGVLHHHESFDGSGYPQGLTGDSIPLFGRVLAVADAFDAMTSTRSYRKAMPVEKAHKILREGAGQQWDPDVVKAFFQASPAIEAICDQPDPLDQANELSSRLMSNPLESIDAISAAVSALERLNA; this is encoded by the coding sequence ATGACTGCTCCTCATTACATGTTGCCTGCCGCCTCACTGCTGAAAGTGCAGGAGTTGAGGGAAGCCCTACGTCAGCAGTTTGATTCCAGGTTCTCCATGTGGATGGTCTGTGATGGAGTCCTAGAATCGGTAGAACCACTGCCTGAATCTCACGCTCAAATCCAGCACGATCTGCTTGACGAATTGTTTAGCCGCGAACCGCTTCTGTCGGGAGTGCATATTGAAACGGTTGATGGAATCGACTGGGTTGTGCAGGCTGTAGCGAATGAAGCGGATGAGGTTATCTGGTTGGTGGGCCAGAGCAAGCAAGATCGCCATCAGCTTTTGCGGAGAATGGCAGAATCGACATCCACATCTTTTGCCAATTCACAAGCCTTGATCGAAGCGAAAACCTGTTTGGCTGAATACGCAGATCAGGTGACGAATGACTTTGAAGAGCTCGCGTGGCTGCGACTGTTAGCCGAACATATTGAAGTCTGTGATCTGCGCAGTAGTTTGGAATCGGTTTGTGCCCATGTCCTGCCCCCATTAAGACAACTGGTAAACGCGGAATTTGTAGCCCTCCTGTCATATCCGCAAGATCCTTCGGGCCAGCTGATTGAATCGAATTTGGAGTGCTCTTATTCGTTGGGTGAACTCAAGCTGGATTTAGAATTTTGGGCGAAACAGGTCGGCGCTGTCGATGTTCGCTCGGGAAATCCTTTCGTAAGGAATAGTTCTCCCTTTGCCAATCGAGAGACGCCTCTGGGAAGCGGGGAAACGGGCATTCGAAATTATATCCTCGTCCCGATTTGTCGCGCTGGGCATACCTTTGGCTGGTTGATGGTTGCGAATCGTGCCGTGATGGGAAGCAATGCTCAAGATTTAAGAGTGAACGCAACCTGCTTGAGTGGCTGGGAATTCGGGACTTTTGAAGCTGGCGTTGTGAACGCCGCTGCGATCATGCTGGGCACACACGCCTGGAATTTGAAGCTCTATCACGAACGTGAAATGTTGCTGTTGGGAGTGGTGCGATCTCTGATCAATGCCGTCGATGCGAAAGATGCTTACACCTGCGGTCATAGTGACCGGGTGGCTGCCATCGGTCAGCAAATTGCGCGTCAAATGGATCTTGATACCGCCGATTGCGAACGAATCTATATGGCGGGTTTGTTGCATGACCTGGGGAAAATCGGAGTTCCTGATGAAGTCCTCTCGAAGCCGGGGCGTTTGACAGATGAAGAGTACGAATCGATTCAGCAACATCCTCAAATTGGATATTCGATCCTTCAGCACGTGAAACAGTTGGAGTACGTTCTGCCTGGAGTCTTACACCATCACGAATCGTTTGATGGTTCGGGGTACCCTCAAGGATTGACCGGGGATTCGATACCGCTGTTCGGGCGGGTGTTGGCGGTGGCGGATGCGTTTGATGCGATGACCAGCACACGCTCGTACCGAAAAGCAATGCCTGTGGAGAAAGCCCACAAGATCCTGCGTGAGGGAGCCGGCCAGCAATGGGATCCCGATGTCGTGAAGGCTTTCTTTCAAGCCTCACCGGCCATCGAAGCGATCTGTGACCAGCCCGATCCGCTCGACCAAGCAAACGAACTCTCTTCTCGGTTGATGTCCAATCCATTAGAATCGATCGACGCAATTTCGGCAGCCGTTTCTGCACTTGAAAGGCTGAATGCTTAA
- a CDS encoding response regulator: protein MNTRRHVLIAEDNRVLADVLHFNLQRAGFLTTIARDGLQAMAALRHQPFDLLLTDYQMPGANGEQICHYVRDVLSNKTMPIFICSAKGLELDTASLRDKWQVIDVIFKPFSVREIIRQVSEATSTTTDSSPPLSQAPA, encoded by the coding sequence GTGAATACTCGTCGCCACGTCCTAATCGCCGAAGACAATCGGGTCCTTGCAGATGTTCTGCACTTTAACCTTCAAAGAGCAGGATTCCTGACCACCATCGCGCGAGATGGGTTGCAGGCGATGGCGGCACTGCGGCATCAGCCATTCGATCTTCTGCTGACGGACTATCAAATGCCGGGAGCAAATGGCGAGCAGATTTGCCACTACGTCCGAGACGTTTTGTCCAACAAGACAATGCCGATTTTCATTTGCTCTGCCAAAGGTTTGGAACTAGACACCGCTTCCCTGCGCGACAAATGGCAGGTAATCGACGTGATCTTTAAACCATTCAGCGTACGTGAAATCATTCGCCAGGTTAGCGAAGCAACCTCCACCACCACAGATTCTTCCCCTCCCCTTTCACAGGCTCCAGCATGA
- a CDS encoding sensor histidine kinase has translation MKSLVSGHDSSRRWPEPQLMIAVGCLFVGTAALVRRLPWELNSASPEALLTIALPVGAILIGVLMLQRRWYISSGIGKQLRALATIPGEVSLSSEGLPLEAIRAHSGLAIGWNRLIGTIDKQHQGTQLHAKLSEVLQTPENDHWQEIFQTLTDGIAITDADGTVLSTNKALHAILRLPAGQILEETNLYPLLSEWSHIPDHRLFASLSLSTCPSSFQLRHGKETMDGVVRVDRLPIEATTGDAQTTKLVWTFRDTTQTRLSEEMRNQFVFTATHELRTPLANIQAYAETLTIEQGIDFEKQKSFYNVINGEATRLARLIDDLLDVSQMETGAINVARFETDVAKMIEEVCGGLLGQAARKQIQLQNELQPGLPRLHADKDKLTAAIMNLAGNAIKYTPAGGTVKIRTDVKDGFLNIHVEDNGIGISEEELPRIGEKFFRSQDARLQEIPGSGLGIAFVQEIARLHGGTLQIHSNLNVGSCFTFSLPAPVEPRE, from the coding sequence ATGAAGTCGCTCGTGTCAGGTCATGACTCGTCTCGCCGCTGGCCAGAACCGCAACTAATGATCGCAGTGGGGTGCCTATTCGTGGGCACTGCGGCGTTGGTTCGTCGCCTACCTTGGGAACTGAATTCCGCTAGCCCGGAGGCCCTACTGACAATCGCATTGCCGGTCGGTGCAATCCTGATCGGCGTGTTGATGTTGCAGCGGCGTTGGTATATCAGCAGTGGGATCGGCAAGCAACTGCGAGCATTGGCAACAATTCCGGGCGAAGTATCGCTATCGAGCGAGGGGCTTCCCCTGGAAGCGATCCGCGCCCATAGCGGACTAGCCATCGGCTGGAACCGTTTAATCGGAACCATCGACAAACAGCACCAGGGGACCCAACTACACGCCAAATTAAGCGAAGTCCTGCAGACCCCCGAAAACGACCACTGGCAGGAAATCTTTCAGACACTGACCGATGGAATCGCGATCACCGACGCCGATGGAACCGTGCTCAGCACCAACAAAGCCCTTCATGCAATCCTGCGATTGCCTGCAGGCCAAATACTAGAAGAAACCAATCTATACCCATTGTTGTCTGAATGGTCGCACATTCCGGACCATCGTCTGTTCGCGTCTTTATCGCTTTCGACCTGTCCAAGCAGTTTTCAATTAAGGCATGGCAAAGAGACGATGGACGGAGTGGTCCGGGTCGACCGCTTGCCGATCGAAGCGACTACCGGCGACGCACAAACGACAAAACTGGTCTGGACTTTTCGTGACACAACCCAGACCCGGTTGAGCGAGGAAATGCGCAACCAATTCGTGTTCACGGCAACCCATGAACTACGAACTCCCCTGGCGAACATTCAAGCTTATGCAGAAACCTTGACGATCGAACAGGGCATTGATTTTGAGAAGCAGAAAAGTTTCTACAACGTCATCAATGGTGAAGCGACGCGTCTGGCTCGCCTGATCGATGATTTGCTGGACGTCAGCCAGATGGAAACCGGCGCAATCAACGTGGCACGGTTCGAAACCGATGTCGCCAAAATGATCGAAGAGGTTTGCGGGGGCCTGCTGGGACAAGCCGCACGCAAACAGATTCAGTTGCAAAACGAACTGCAACCGGGCTTGCCACGATTGCATGCCGACAAAGACAAATTGACGGCAGCCATCATGAACTTAGCGGGAAACGCGATCAAATACACTCCCGCGGGCGGAACCGTAAAAATTCGTACGGACGTCAAAGATGGGTTTCTAAACATTCACGTCGAAGACAACGGAATCGGAATTTCAGAAGAAGAATTGCCTCGTATCGGCGAGAAATTTTTCCGCAGCCAGGATGCGCGATTGCAGGAGATCCCCGGCAGTGGACTAGGGATTGCCTTCGTCCAGGAAATCGCGCGACTGCATGGCGGAACGTTACAGATTCACAGCAACCTAAATGTGGGATCCTGCTTTACGTTTTCCTTACCCGCGCCCGTGGAGCCGAGGGAATGA
- a CDS encoding STAS domain-containing protein, whose amino-acid sequence MIEKTRRGTVWILSDKRPLNAKSSGELQAAIDIKSPAGPPRYLLDLQHVPLIDSAGLEWLCETAARCQQAGGVFGLVAPNPLCQDILAATRLDRRFAIYPDTLSAVGNLAQ is encoded by the coding sequence ATGATCGAGAAAACGCGTCGCGGCACCGTCTGGATACTTTCTGACAAGCGTCCTCTTAACGCCAAATCAAGCGGTGAATTGCAAGCTGCGATTGACATCAAATCGCCCGCTGGCCCGCCGCGATATCTACTGGATCTACAACACGTCCCGCTAATCGATAGTGCGGGCCTTGAATGGTTGTGCGAAACCGCCGCGCGTTGCCAACAAGCCGGTGGGGTCTTTGGCCTAGTCGCCCCCAATCCGCTTTGCCAGGACATCCTAGCTGCGACTCGCCTGGACCGTCGGTTTGCAATTTACCCTGACACATTAAGTGCTGTAGGGAATCTTGCCCAATGA
- a CDS encoding GspE/PulE family protein, whose product MTILSPTIPWQPSPGASILDLGLIEEETFLGTGNESLHPPTVQLRDGLVDPLTVRLLPIAKAKRLCALVMFKVHDSLTVALAEPQNLQQIDEIERLTGLAVQPVRASKDSIESAIERCYRDGFRVDAINADLPPGMVSLGGPSVDNDPALDTGVPHESPVSSLLNFIIVHALRQNASDVHIEPTQSGMVVRIRVDGQLRELLKTRRALHGPLLSNLKTLANPKEAQANVSLEGRMHVTVEGRAIDIRVTTLPTIQGEKAALRILDRRHLTFNLQDLGMPTSILQKLQNQLARPHGLTLVTGPTGCGKTTTVYSMLQLIKSVQRNIVTVESPVEYQLDLVNQVPIGQGESLSFSTALRSILRQDPDVIMVGEIRDPETAALAIQASLSGHLVISTMHSQDSQSAITRLRDMGIEPHKIAASLTGVIAQRLIRQNCPYCQTTYYPEATELESVGYHSDRHEPFHRGEGCRECCDSGFKGRQAIFEFLTIDKDLQHQIRMGHPLSTTPATKTETGPIAPQGTRLIDMGLRLAEAGTTSIEEVIRVAHLE is encoded by the coding sequence ATGACCATTTTATCCCCTACCATCCCTTGGCAACCCTCACCGGGTGCCTCAATACTCGACCTAGGATTGATCGAAGAAGAGACCTTTCTTGGTACAGGAAATGAATCCCTTCACCCTCCAACCGTTCAACTCCGCGACGGATTGGTCGACCCTTTAACCGTTCGCTTATTGCCAATCGCCAAAGCAAAAAGGCTGTGTGCCTTGGTGATGTTCAAGGTTCATGATTCACTAACCGTCGCCTTAGCGGAACCTCAGAACCTGCAACAAATCGATGAGATCGAACGCTTGACCGGCTTGGCAGTGCAACCGGTTCGAGCATCGAAAGACTCGATTGAATCCGCGATTGAACGCTGTTACCGCGATGGATTTCGAGTCGATGCGATCAATGCAGACCTCCCCCCTGGAATGGTTTCATTAGGAGGCCCATCGGTCGACAATGACCCGGCACTCGACACAGGCGTTCCGCACGAATCTCCCGTATCCAGTCTTCTAAATTTCATCATCGTGCATGCGCTCCGCCAAAATGCCAGTGACGTTCATATCGAACCAACACAATCGGGAATGGTGGTCCGAATCCGAGTCGACGGACAGTTACGGGAACTTTTGAAGACCCGTCGGGCCCTGCATGGTCCGTTACTATCGAACCTGAAAACATTGGCGAATCCGAAGGAAGCCCAGGCGAACGTTTCTCTGGAAGGACGAATGCATGTCACGGTCGAAGGACGTGCCATCGATATCCGGGTGACCACATTGCCGACAATCCAAGGCGAGAAGGCTGCGCTCAGGATCCTGGACCGGCGTCACCTGACGTTCAATCTTCAAGATCTGGGAATGCCCACTTCGATTCTGCAAAAACTACAAAACCAACTGGCTCGGCCCCATGGCCTGACCCTGGTCACCGGTCCAACAGGATGCGGAAAAACGACCACGGTCTATTCAATGCTCCAGTTGATCAAATCGGTTCAGCGGAACATCGTCACCGTAGAATCGCCCGTGGAATATCAACTTGACCTTGTCAACCAAGTGCCGATCGGGCAAGGCGAATCGCTTTCCTTTTCGACGGCCCTCCGGTCCATACTTCGCCAGGATCCCGATGTGATCATGGTCGGCGAAATCCGCGATCCGGAAACGGCAGCTTTAGCAATCCAGGCATCGCTGTCAGGTCACTTAGTCATCAGCACGATGCATTCCCAAGACAGCCAAAGTGCCATTACTCGGCTGCGAGACATGGGTATCGAACCGCACAAAATCGCGGCCTCCCTGACCGGCGTGATCGCTCAGCGTCTGATCCGCCAAAACTGTCCGTACTGTCAAACGACCTACTATCCCGAAGCGACTGAATTGGAATCGGTCGGTTACCACAGCGATCGTCACGAACCGTTTCACCGCGGAGAAGGTTGCCGCGAGTGTTGCGACAGCGGGTTCAAGGGACGGCAAGCGATTTTTGAATTCCTAACCATTGACAAAGATTTGCAACATCAAATCCGAATGGGACACCCCTTATCAACGACTCCTGCAACGAAGACAGAAACCGGTCCCATCGCACCACAAGGAACACGGCTGATTGACATGGGTCTTCGGCTGGCGGAAGCCGGCACGACCAGCATTGAAGAAGTCATTCGAGTCGCTCACTTAGAATAG
- the pilM gene encoding pilus assembly protein PilM: MIRMPASTAENLRTFVAQNIRSHWNGSKDGLIGVEIRARSISIAQLRRDGENRSLRAHWEIPLSPPRTESPAEFLSQAMEDFRQHWAPLKQMFGGNRVAVTLPHESIPFRILSVPTGSFADMQTEVQQELTQEPELGSNFAFAAWPIHHGTEGSTEMAAVAVPTSSAHEIVHSLLECGLECHQLDALPSALARLVATAQAHDSAFTSATPSAILHLGWNSSHLYCYQNERIGFGRALSRCGLRQVYQTIENQWQLNEQETDLLLTEFGFTKTASNPQSDNYLQRILEPNLNRLHDEILRTLKYVERQYPTQRPHVLWACGEGSKTLGLTEPLNQRLQIPVQKLPAYCPLGPDNFASSAVAQSLSAIEWEPE, encoded by the coding sequence ATGATCCGCATGCCCGCTTCCACGGCAGAAAACCTTCGCACGTTCGTCGCTCAGAACATCCGCTCCCACTGGAATGGATCAAAAGACGGCTTGATCGGTGTCGAAATCCGCGCGCGGTCAATCTCGATCGCTCAACTGCGACGTGACGGAGAGAATCGCAGCCTTCGTGCCCACTGGGAAATTCCGCTGTCGCCTCCCCGAACGGAGTCGCCTGCGGAGTTTTTATCGCAGGCAATGGAGGATTTTCGTCAACATTGGGCTCCGCTAAAACAGATGTTTGGAGGCAATCGAGTTGCGGTCACGCTGCCGCACGAATCGATTCCATTCCGAATCCTGAGCGTGCCAACGGGCTCATTTGCAGACATGCAGACCGAGGTCCAGCAAGAACTAACGCAAGAACCGGAGCTGGGTTCCAACTTTGCGTTTGCCGCCTGGCCAATCCACCACGGCACGGAAGGATCCACCGAGATGGCAGCGGTGGCCGTCCCCACATCTAGCGCCCACGAAATCGTCCATTCGCTTCTGGAGTGTGGCTTAGAATGCCATCAACTGGATGCCCTGCCCTCCGCCCTTGCTCGTTTGGTGGCAACCGCGCAGGCACATGATTCAGCGTTCACGTCGGCAACGCCGTCCGCGATTCTCCACCTAGGCTGGAATTCATCGCATCTGTATTGCTACCAAAACGAGAGGATTGGATTCGGACGGGCGCTGTCGCGTTGCGGGCTGAGGCAGGTCTACCAGACGATCGAAAACCAGTGGCAATTGAACGAACAGGAAACCGATTTACTGCTCACAGAATTCGGATTTACAAAAACTGCTTCAAATCCCCAAAGTGACAACTACCTGCAGCGGATACTGGAACCGAACCTAAATCGTTTGCACGATGAAATCTTACGAACCTTAAAATATGTGGAGCGACAATATCCTACGCAACGCCCTCACGTCCTCTGGGCCTGTGGCGAAGGAAGTAAGACCCTCGGCCTAACCGAACCGCTCAACCAGCGTTTGCAGATCCCTGTCCAGAAACTGCCCGCCTATTGTCCACTAGGGCCGGATAACTTTGCTTCCAGCGCCGTTGCACAATCTCTTTCAGCAATCGAATGGGAGCCCGAATGA
- a CDS encoding superoxide dismutase — protein sequence MAHTLPALPYAADALEPYIDAKTMEIHHGKHHQGYVTKLNDALAGTGLEDKCVNELVADLGSVPEAKRVAVRNNGGGHANHSLFWTIIGPGKGGAPSGDLAAAIDSAFGSFDAFKEQFANAAATRFGSGWAWLVVDGGKLAIGSTANQDTPLMGAATAGIGGTPILGLDVWEHAYYLNYQNRRPDYISAFWEIVDWDAVAKRFAAA from the coding sequence ATGGCTCATACACTTCCCGCATTACCTTATGCCGCCGACGCCTTGGAACCATATATCGATGCCAAAACGATGGAAATCCATCACGGCAAGCATCACCAAGGTTATGTCACCAAGCTAAATGACGCCTTGGCAGGTACCGGACTTGAAGACAAGTGTGTCAACGAATTGGTAGCCGACCTGGGCTCCGTACCGGAAGCCAAACGCGTAGCCGTCCGCAATAATGGTGGCGGGCACGCCAACCACTCGCTGTTTTGGACCATCATTGGCCCAGGCAAAGGCGGAGCTCCTTCTGGAGACCTTGCAGCGGCAATCGATTCGGCTTTTGGCAGCTTTGACGCGTTCAAAGAACAATTCGCCAACGCTGCAGCGACTCGGTTCGGCAGTGGCTGGGCTTGGTTGGTCGTCGACGGTGGCAAACTAGCTATCGGAAGCACCGCGAACCAAGACACCCCGCTGATGGGCGCCGCGACCGCTGGCATTGGCGGAACGCCAATCCTGGGCTTGGACGTCTGGGAACACGCCTATTACCTCAATTACCAGAACCGCCGCCCTGATTACATTTCGGCTTTCTGGGAAATCGTCGATTGGGACGCTGTTGCCAAGCGTTTTGCAGCAGCCTAA
- a CDS encoding ABC transporter ATP-binding protein has product MIKTVDLTKKYGDSFAIKAIELELNEGDLFGFIGPNGAGKTTTMRIIATLLEPSWGEAYVCGHSVHTKPKEIRRLVGYMPDFFGVYDDMTVVEYLQFFASAYRINGQARKKRVDEMLDVVDLDFKRDAFANTLSRGQTQRLGLARTLLHDPQVLLLDEPLSGLDPRARIEMRNLLRRLGQMGKTIIVSSHILPELSDICNKVGIIDKGVLNVNAEVEEVKRRVREHLVLVIHPERLEDLDKVESLLAGHVKVQGVERGDQSLRIILKPEVKHYSDLPTLLIENKIPLRQFSEEELDLEAAFMALTKGTSQRM; this is encoded by the coding sequence GTGATTAAGACCGTCGACCTGACCAAGAAGTATGGTGATTCCTTTGCGATTAAAGCAATCGAATTGGAATTGAATGAAGGCGATCTGTTCGGTTTTATCGGTCCCAATGGTGCAGGGAAAACGACCACCATGCGGATCATCGCGACCCTGCTTGAACCGAGCTGGGGCGAGGCGTATGTCTGCGGCCACTCGGTCCATACCAAGCCTAAAGAGATTCGGCGACTTGTTGGTTACATGCCCGATTTCTTCGGCGTCTACGATGACATGACAGTGGTCGAATACTTGCAGTTTTTTGCTTCGGCGTACCGCATCAACGGACAGGCTCGGAAAAAACGCGTCGATGAAATGTTGGATGTGGTCGATCTTGATTTCAAACGGGACGCGTTCGCAAATACGCTCTCTCGTGGGCAGACGCAGCGACTGGGCCTGGCGCGGACGCTCCTGCATGATCCACAAGTCTTGTTGCTAGATGAACCGCTGTCGGGTCTTGACCCTCGTGCTCGGATCGAAATGCGGAACCTGCTTCGGCGGCTTGGGCAGATGGGAAAGACGATTATCGTTAGCAGCCATATCCTTCCCGAATTGAGCGACATCTGTAACAAAGTTGGGATCATCGACAAGGGCGTTCTGAACGTCAACGCCGAGGTTGAAGAGGTCAAACGCCGTGTCCGTGAACATCTGGTACTGGTGATTCACCCCGAGCGTTTGGAAGATCTAGACAAGGTCGAATCGCTGCTTGCTGGGCACGTTAAAGTCCAAGGAGTCGAGCGAGGGGATCAATCATTGCGAATCATCCTCAAGCCTGAAGTCAAACACTACAGCGATTTGCCAACGCTGCTGATCGAGAACAAGATTCCGCTGCGGCAGTTCAGCGAAGAAGAGCTGGACCTAGAAGCCGCCTTTATGGCGCTGACCAAGGGAACCTCCCAGCGAATGTAG